A genome region from Corvus hawaiiensis isolate bCorHaw1 chromosome 4, bCorHaw1.pri.cur, whole genome shotgun sequence includes the following:
- the LOC125324604 gene encoding bcl-2-binding component 3, isoforms 3/4-like, with amino-acid sequence MRVPGPEDRGGFWAGIGTGIAASGRSRSGTGAGLGSPWSSGRGPRAVSLRPRGAGAVAVPCPPGGRRFPGAGAGSRLEAGGARGPPVRGPGPLRRRRSLRRPLADTERRRERSAPGPAAAGARMQKRPRPEGHRTPRGRAAPASPVPAPARRAPAERARLDRGGREKPLRGGSWGRVRRCRSCSDSDQRGTAAPTGLGPAPAAHPTPAGAQEILS; translated from the exons ATGAGGGTCCCGGGGCCGGAGGACCGGGGCGGGTTTTGGGCTGGGATCGGTACCGGGATCGCCGCGAGCGGGAGGAGCCGCTCCGGGACGGGCGCTGGGCTGGGGTccccctggagctccgggcgcGGTCCCCGCGCCGTCTCGCTGCggccgcggggagccggggctgtgGCGGTGCCGTGCCCGCCGGGAGGGCGGCGGTTCCCCGGAGCAGGCGCTGGATCGCGGCTGGAagcgggcggggcgcggggacCGCCCGTGCGGGGGCCGGGACCCCTCAGGCGCCGCCGCTCCCTCAGGCGCCCCCTGGCGGACACGGAGCGGCGGCGCGAGCGCAGcgctcccggccccgcagccgccGGTGCGAGGATGCAGAAGCGCCCCCGCCCCGAGGGCCACCGCACCCCCCGTGGCAGAGCAGCGCCCGCCTCCCCCGTGCCCGCTCCCGCCCGCCGTGCCCCCGCGGAACGAGCGCGGCTGGATCGCGGCGGGCGGGAGAAGCCGCTCCGAGGCGGGAGCTGGGGCCGAGTCCGGCGCTGCCGCTCCTGCTCCGACTCCGACCAGCGTGGGACTGCGGCCCCGACGGGGCTCGGTCCTGCTCCGGCTGCTCATCCGACACCTGCCGG AGCACAGGAGATTTTAAGTTAG